In Trifolium pratense cultivar HEN17-A07 linkage group LG7, ARS_RC_1.1, whole genome shotgun sequence, a genomic segment contains:
- the LOC123895766 gene encoding uncharacterized protein LOC123895766 has product MECKTAKDMWTTLQTHHEGTSHIKETRIDIGVRKFELFEMSNSETIDQMYGRFTVIINELNSLGKKYTTHERIRKLLRCLPEEWRHIVTAITVAKDLKTMDLEDFIGSLKAHEAILQEKKPAKNKMIALESQVEENLKREIRCDEENHLQQDDEEEMAFLSRRIQKLMMRRNQIKRSFPPRRNEADLSQVKCYGCNQTGHYKNECPNLKQRKPPYKSMMATWDDLEEIPEEEEANVCLMTRTDFDEVNLEPCSSCMKTEKLFDNLLYDSQITAQKYDQLKIELTRVIQEKDEYKTKNKILEETLKKAQHDLDKVYKLKENLELKQSVSVLEKDITKCVKATETFENIIGVQQRVVDKDGIGSKTYQTIYDKNFLPKKDQKIKRLFCSFCHKHGHIRYFCFKKRSTHHVKDHSPDNLQNYFQKKSYKRSPHKKIPFKNTNHQGPKTLWVPKVLLNSNAGMSASSQEKAMVLGQWLLEAHDRRQTQLPFP; this is encoded by the coding sequence ATGGAATGCAAGACGGCCAAAGATATGTGGACCACTCTCCAAACACACCATGAAGGAACCAGCCACATAAAAGAAACAAGGATTGACATAGGAGTAAGAAAGTTTGAACTGTTTGAAATGAGTAACAGTGAAACTATAGATCAAATGTATGGAAGGTTTACAGTTATCATAAATGAGCTAAATTCTCTTGGTAAAAAATATACCACACATGAGAGAATAAGAAAGCTACTAAGATGTCTACCAGAAGAATGGAGACACATAGTAACTGCAATAACTGTAGCAAAAGATCTCAAAACAATGGATCTGGAAGATTTCATTGGATCCttaaaagctcatgaagcaATACTTCAAGAAAAGAAACCAGCAAAGAACAAAATGATTGCTCTAGAATCACAAGTAGAAGAGAActtaaaaagagaaataagaTGTGATGAAGAGAATCATCTTCAACAAGACGATGAGGAAGAAATGGCTTTTCTCTCGAGAAGAATCCAAAAGctaatgatgagaagaaatcaaatcaaaagatCATTCCCACCAAGAAGAAATGAAGCTGACCTAAGCCAAGTAAAATGCTACGGATGCAATCAAACTGGAcattacaaaaatgaatgtccAAATCTAAAGCAAAGAAAACCTCCCTACAAATCTATGATGGCTACATGGGACGATCTAGAAGAAAtaccagaagaagaagaagcaaatgttTGCCTAATGACAAGAACTGACTTTGATGAGGTAAACCTTGAACCTTGTTCATCATGCATGAAAactgaaaaattatttgataatctcttatatGATTCACAGATTACTGCTCAAAAATATGATCAACTTAAAATTGAACTTACTAGAGTAATTcaagaaaaagatgaatataaaactaaaaataaaattttagaagaAACTTTGAAAAAAGCTCAGCATGATCTAGATAaagtttataagttaaaagaaaaCTTAGAACTAAAACAAAGTGTTTCAGTTTTAGAAAAAGACATAACCAAATGTGTAAAAGCTActgaaacttttgaaaatattataggAGTTCAACAAAGAGTTGTTGATAAAGATGGAATAGGTTCTAAAACGTATCAAacaatttatgataaaaatttcTTACCTAAAAAggatcaaaaaataaaaagactattttgttCCTTCTGTCATAAACATGGACATATAAGATACTTTTGCTTTAAGAAAAGATCTACACACCATGTAAAAGATCATTCTCCAGATAATCTCcaaaactattttcaaaagaaatcatACAAAAGATCACCTCATAAGAAAATACCatttaaaaacactaaccaTCAAGGACCCAAAACACTATGGGTACCAAAAGTCTTACTAAACTCAAATGCAGGAATGTCTGCTAGCAGTCAAGAAAAAGCcatggtacttggacagtggcTGCTCGAGGCACATGACCGGAGACAGACACAGCTTCCTTTCCCTTGA
- the LOC123895765 gene encoding uncharacterized protein LOC123895765 encodes MDRRWMYDRYEDGKRGHVKDVFKLGVQLFIDAVKQKPVVIREGGIRCPCVVCQCRRIRSVDEIKFHLHTKGFQPNYWVWTSHGESFTSEQGASSSNTVLPSQNYQHNYPAELPSQDYQHYPFNMMNNMISDGLGYNVVNEFEDECEGDEEPNAEAQRFFDLLKETNVPLFEGSTDSKLTVCVRLLGLKSQYLVPELAMDLITKLVLDTTPIFARGDLPRSYYEAKQLVSKLGLGVKRINCCVNGCMIFYTNEFGVSDGDLLECKFCEEPRYRQTKNSRSSSRKPVPRKTMFYLPIVSRLQRLLK; translated from the coding sequence ATGGATCGTAGATGGATGTATGATCGTTATGAAGATGGGAAAAGAGGGCATGTTAAAGACGTTTTTAAACTTGGGGTTCAGTTGTTTATTGATGCAGTAAAACAAAAGCCCGTTGTTATTAGGGAAGGGGGAATTAGGTGTCCTTGTGTGGTCTGTCAATGTAGACGTATTCGCAGCGTAGATGAAATTAAGTTTCATTTACATACTAAAGGATTTCAGCCGAATTATTGGGTTTGGACAAGTCATGGTGAATCCTTTACATCGGAGCAAGGTGCTTCATCAAGCAATACTGTTTTACCTTCACAAAATTATCAACATAATTACCCGGCGGAATTACCTTCACAAGATTATCAGCATTACCCGTTCAACATGATGAACAATATGATAAGTGATGGTCTTGGGTACAATGTGGTGAACGAGTTTGAAGATGAATGTGAAGGAGATGAAGAGCCGAATGCCGAAGCTCAGAGATTTTTTGATCTTTTAAAAGAGACCAACGTACCGTTGTTTGAAGGTTCTACAGACTCGAAGTTAACAGTTTGTGTTAGACTTTTGGGTCTGAAGTCTCAATATCTAGTTCCAGAATTAGCTATGGACTTGATCACGAAACTGGTGCTGGATACGACACCCATCTTCGCTCGCGGTGATTTGCCGCGAAGTTATTATGAGGCAAAGCAGCTAGTGTCAAAGCTAGGACTAGGAGTGAAGAGAATTAACTGTTGTGTTAACGGTTGTATGATATTTTATACCAATGAATTTGGTGTTAGTGACGGTGATTTACTTGAATGTAAATTTTGTGAAGAACCAAGATACCGTCAAACAAAAAATTCGAGGTCAAGTAGTAGAAAACCAGTACCAAGAAAGACAATGTTCTATTTACCCATAGTATCAAGGTTGCAGAGGTTGTTGAAGTAA